The following coding sequences are from one Salinicoccus sp. Bachu38 window:
- a CDS encoding YfcC family protein: MTKKKSSKQNRFVMPHIYVILFTLITIGVIATYIVPAGSYERETVDGVDMIVQGTYSGVEQTPVGFMEYMTAVPRGVIATIEIIFGIMAIGALFKIVEDAGIIRLIINYLSKSFSNKGLLIIPTVMVPLAIFVAVTGNIESSLIFLPALLPLFLRLGFDRITAAATTLVATVTGFAVALTAPANLGTAQAIAELPLYSGMGYRAILLSVILILGILFVLRYANKVKNDPSKTLQTNDVPASEFITDTDDDPQEEISTRTKIATAAFILSFGGMFYGVLVHGWYFTELAGFYLFAGIISGLIAGMGPSRIAESINDGIRNILLGSLIVGVARAISIVLEDGQILDTVVYGISLLITAIPENLVPVMMMITQGLLNFVIPSGSGQAAATMPIMVGVVDITEMTRQNAVLAFQLGDGFSNIFYPTSGYFMAALVIAKVQYTDWLKFIWPFLLIAYGIGAVALVIAHLMQWGPF, encoded by the coding sequence ATGACAAAGAAGAAGTCATCAAAGCAGAATAGGTTTGTCATGCCGCATATCTACGTCATCCTATTCACCCTGATCACCATCGGTGTGATTGCTACATACATTGTTCCGGCGGGGAGCTATGAACGTGAAACGGTCGATGGCGTGGACATGATTGTACAGGGTACATACAGCGGTGTGGAGCAGACACCTGTCGGCTTCATGGAATATATGACAGCCGTGCCGCGCGGTGTCATCGCGACAATAGAGATCATTTTCGGCATCATGGCAATCGGTGCCCTGTTCAAGATAGTGGAGGATGCCGGCATCATCAGGCTGATCATCAACTATCTTTCGAAGTCATTTTCAAACAAAGGCCTGCTGATCATCCCGACAGTGATGGTGCCGCTTGCCATCTTTGTAGCGGTCACGGGGAATATCGAATCTTCGCTGATATTCCTGCCGGCATTGCTGCCGCTGTTTCTCAGACTCGGCTTCGACAGGATTACTGCAGCTGCAACGACGCTCGTAGCAACCGTCACCGGATTCGCAGTCGCACTGACGGCCCCGGCAAACCTGGGGACGGCACAGGCGATCGCCGAACTGCCTTTATATTCCGGTATGGGATACAGGGCGATCCTCCTGAGTGTGATATTGATCCTCGGCATACTGTTCGTGCTGCGCTATGCCAATAAGGTGAAGAATGATCCATCGAAGACGCTCCAGACGAACGATGTGCCGGCTTCCGAGTTCATTACGGATACGGATGATGATCCGCAGGAAGAGATCAGTACGCGTACGAAAATCGCTACAGCGGCCTTCATATTATCATTCGGCGGCATGTTCTACGGCGTTCTCGTGCACGGGTGGTATTTCACGGAGCTTGCCGGATTCTACCTGTTCGCAGGCATCATCAGCGGTCTGATTGCCGGCATGGGACCATCGAGGATTGCCGAGTCCATCAATGACGGCATCAGGAATATCCTGCTCGGCTCGCTCATCGTCGGTGTCGCCCGGGCAATCTCCATCGTGCTTGAGGATGGGCAGATCCTCGATACGGTCGTCTATGGAATCAGCCTCCTCATCACCGCGATCCCTGAGAACCTTGTGCCGGTGATGATGATGATCACCCAGGGCCTGCTCAACTTCGTCATCCCTTCGGGAAGCGGACAGGCAGCGGCCACCATGCCGATCATGGTCGGGGTGGTGGACATCACGGAAATGACCAGACAGAATGCGGTGCTTGCCTTTCAGCTGGGTGATGGGTTCTCGAACATATTCTATCCGACTTCAGGGTATTTCATGGCAGCACTCGTCATCGCCAAAGTTCAATATACGGACTGGCTCAAATTTATCTGGCCGTTCCTTCTCATCGCATACGGCATCGGGGCAGTCGCCCTTGTAATCGCCCATCTGATGCAGTGGGGGCCGTTCTAG
- a CDS encoding SDR family oxidoreductase, with product MAKTIMITGAGSGLGKGAALGLAKEGHKVIAAVENHPQITGLKEAAEKAGVDLEILKMDITNADDRERMKHYDYDVFVANAAVNEGGPIWEVPMSALRQLFEVNVFSTLETARIAAEHFVEKRQGKIVFMSSMAGTMASAYKGLYASSKHAIEAIAKSLRQELEEFNVQVATINPGPFDTGFNDRAVEEKWEWFDPDKHHTSVENLKESEQGLDQQNDPQMMIDKMVEVIPKDHHKFRTAYPEDTAENMRKEEQENWDIEI from the coding sequence ATGGCTAAAACCATCATGATTACAGGCGCCGGTTCCGGACTCGGCAAGGGAGCGGCACTCGGGCTCGCAAAAGAAGGGCATAAGGTCATTGCCGCTGTAGAGAACCACCCTCAGATTACTGGACTGAAGGAAGCGGCAGAAAAGGCAGGTGTGGATCTTGAGATTCTGAAGATGGACATCACGAATGCGGATGACCGGGAGCGTATGAAACACTATGACTATGATGTATTCGTCGCCAATGCTGCGGTCAATGAAGGCGGCCCGATTTGGGAAGTGCCGATGTCGGCATTGAGACAGCTGTTCGAAGTCAACGTGTTCAGCACACTCGAGACTGCGCGCATCGCAGCAGAGCACTTCGTCGAAAAGCGGCAGGGCAAGATCGTCTTCATGTCATCCATGGCCGGAACGATGGCTTCCGCCTATAAGGGGCTCTATGCATCCTCCAAGCATGCCATCGAAGCCATCGCCAAGTCGCTGAGGCAGGAGCTGGAGGAATTCAATGTGCAGGTTGCGACAATCAACCCGGGGCCATTCGATACCGGATTCAATGATCGCGCCGTGGAAGAGAAGTGGGAATGGTTCGATCCGGACAAGCATCATACTTCCGTCGAAAACCTCAAAGAAAGTGAACAGGGACTCGACCAGCAGAATGATCCCCAGATGATGATCGATAAGATGGTCGAAGTCATTCCGAAGGACCACCACAAGTTCCGTACCGCATATCCTGAGGACACTGCAGAAAATATGCGTAAGGAAGAACAGGAGAACTGGGACATCGAGATATAG
- a CDS encoding DUF554 domain-containing protein: MLSLLGTAVNALAIIVGSFIGLFWRNINEDMKTTIIQGLSITVIVLGIDMALESNQIIIVVVSIALGAMLGERWRIEERMNRFGIWLETKTGAQEGGVAAAFVTATLVYVVGAVGIVGALDSGLRGDHTVLFTKSLIDGIMSIFLTSALGIGIIFSAVPVFLFQGSITLFAAQIDRFIPPELMDQFIIEITGAGGVMIIAIGLRLLGILNIRVANLLPAIPIIMLIVAVVYYWTPAI; this comes from the coding sequence ATGCTGTCACTTCTCGGTACTGCCGTGAATGCGCTGGCGATTATTGTCGGCAGTTTCATCGGCCTGTTCTGGCGCAACATCAATGAGGACATGAAGACCACCATCATTCAGGGGCTCTCGATTACAGTCATCGTCCTCGGCATCGACATGGCTCTGGAAAGCAACCAGATCATCATCGTCGTGGTCAGCATCGCGCTCGGTGCAATGCTCGGAGAGAGATGGCGCATCGAGGAGCGGATGAACCGCTTCGGCATATGGCTCGAGACGAAGACGGGTGCGCAGGAAGGCGGTGTGGCGGCTGCCTTTGTCACGGCAACGCTCGTCTATGTGGTCGGTGCCGTCGGCATCGTCGGCGCACTGGACAGCGGCCTTCGGGGCGATCACACGGTGCTCTTCACAAAGTCACTGATCGATGGCATCATGTCCATCTTCCTGACTTCGGCACTCGGCATCGGCATCATCTTCTCCGCCGTCCCGGTCTTCCTGTTCCAGGGGTCCATCACACTCTTCGCCGCCCAGATCGACCGCTTCATCCCGCCGGAGCTGATGGATCAGTTCATCATCGAAATAACCGGGGCAGGCGGTGTCATGATCATCGCAATCGGCCTCAGGCTCCTCGGCATCCTGAACATCCGGGTTGCGAACCTGCTTCCGGCGATACCGATCATCATGCTGATTGTAGCCGTCGTGTACTACTGGACACCCGCCATCTGA
- a CDS encoding DNA alkylation repair protein, translated as MDFDTVMQELEGLGKERMKTRYMSSGAKEPVFGVATGAMKPMSKKIKIDQALAEALYATGNYDAMYFAGIIADPKAMTEADYERWIDGAYFYMISDNIVSVTLSESDIAQEVADKWIDSGEEMKMSAGWSCYCWLLGSRKDETFEIDKISGMLDRVEEEIHDVTERAKASMNNFIYTVATSFVPLHDKAVETARRVGTVEAKRENKKPAILDAYGNIQKQVEKDRIGFKRKYVRC; from the coding sequence ATGGATTTCGATACAGTCATGCAGGAGCTTGAAGGTCTGGGGAAGGAACGGATGAAAACGAGGTATATGTCGAGCGGTGCCAAAGAGCCGGTTTTCGGTGTCGCGACAGGGGCCATGAAACCGATGTCGAAGAAAATAAAAATCGATCAGGCGCTTGCTGAGGCGTTGTATGCGACAGGCAACTATGATGCCATGTATTTCGCGGGCATCATCGCGGATCCGAAAGCCATGACGGAAGCGGACTACGAGCGGTGGATCGATGGTGCCTACTTCTATATGATCTCCGACAATATCGTCTCCGTCACCCTGTCGGAGTCGGATATCGCCCAGGAAGTGGCCGATAAATGGATCGACAGTGGGGAGGAGATGAAGATGTCTGCCGGATGGAGCTGCTACTGCTGGCTGCTCGGCAGCCGGAAGGACGAGACGTTCGAAATCGACAAGATATCCGGGATGCTCGATAGGGTGGAGGAGGAAATCCATGATGTAACCGAACGGGCGAAAGCTTCCATGAATAACTTCATCTATACCGTCGCGACGTCATTTGTGCCACTGCATGACAAAGCGGTTGAAACCGCCAGAAGAGTAGGGACGGTGGAAGCCAAAAGGGAAAATAAAAAACCCGCCATACTGGATGCCTACGGGAACATCCAGAAGCAGGTCGAGAAGGATCGGATCGGCTTCAAAAGAAAGTATGTAAGGTGCTGA
- a CDS encoding DUF6414 family protein — MFYNLIYFNENLYDTYYTFATAGQAVQFNEIESQTDKGGQLGFNDTHVGLGKSSVIKGEIINNAASKLISLERSLVDNDFFVDFEEEAPFRHIEDLSRRMIFRATVPLRIHESFDMYEMTKLMKVELEEAGFMGKKSDQVELFNMVFDFDKIKLPVYNDDMDTVIFSKLHKDCLLIEENELEELEEDNIILAKVKRTHEKQFTLFDPLKDFITINASTRKEMEKKLSSHGMLAPIEMHTDGIEVEIIAIYS, encoded by the coding sequence ATGTTTTATAATCTGATATATTTTAACGAAAACCTCTATGACACATACTATACATTCGCCACTGCCGGCCAGGCGGTGCAGTTCAATGAAATCGAATCCCAGACGGACAAGGGGGGCCAATTGGGATTCAATGATACGCATGTCGGTCTTGGAAAATCTTCTGTCATAAAGGGGGAAATCATCAATAACGCCGCATCTAAGCTCATCAGTCTGGAACGGAGCCTCGTGGACAACGACTTTTTTGTGGATTTCGAGGAGGAGGCACCTTTCAGGCACATCGAAGACTTGAGCCGCCGGATGATCTTCAGAGCCACTGTCCCGCTTAGGATCCATGAATCTTTTGACATGTATGAAATGACCAAGCTGATGAAGGTCGAGCTGGAAGAGGCTGGATTCATGGGCAAGAAGTCGGATCAGGTCGAGCTGTTCAACATGGTATTCGATTTCGATAAGATCAAACTGCCCGTCTATAATGATGACATGGACACGGTCATCTTCAGTAAACTCCATAAGGACTGCCTGTTGATCGAGGAAAACGAGCTCGAGGAGCTGGAGGAGGACAACATCATCCTCGCCAAGGTGAAGAGAACGCATGAAAAGCAGTTCACACTATTCGATCCACTGAAGGACTTCATCACAATCAACGCGAGCACGCGGAAAGAAATGGAGAAAAAACTCTCTTCACATGGGATGCTGGCACCAATCGAGATGCACACGGATGGGATAGAGGTGGAAATCATCGCCATCTACAGCTAG
- a CDS encoding YsnF/AvaK domain-containing protein, with product MRKIETFNTEQEAISRIDQLKTEGVEENQITIVSNRDLEAGGAFGDYSGVKVKSSEGSAWDKVVSFFTGDAPEEQAVNDMNLTAAEEQEYREALDADKILLYVDGTATVEGQGTGVAGGPAATGTAGAYAERDERDLTDRNLADRDVTSDEESLKLHEERVNVDKENVKTGEVNIDKHTETERQEFDVPVEREEVTVERRPVDDNRPAGDRDLTDDNESIRVPVNEERVNVDKEDVVSEEVVVKKDKVRDTEHVSEDVRREDVDIDEETAGRTTGRAGRDGLRDEDETLKDGLTDDPRRDDRI from the coding sequence ATGCGTAAGATCGAAACATTTAACACTGAACAGGAAGCCATTAGCAGAATCGATCAGCTGAAGACCGAAGGCGTAGAAGAAAATCAGATAACAATCGTATCCAATCGTGACCTTGAAGCCGGTGGCGCGTTTGGCGACTATTCCGGCGTCAAAGTGAAAAGTTCCGAAGGCAGTGCCTGGGACAAAGTCGTTTCATTCTTCACAGGTGATGCACCTGAGGAACAGGCAGTCAACGACATGAATCTGACAGCTGCAGAAGAGCAGGAATACAGGGAAGCACTTGATGCAGACAAGATTCTTCTTTATGTTGACGGCACAGCAACAGTAGAAGGACAGGGCACAGGTGTTGCAGGCGGTCCTGCAGCAACTGGTACCGCAGGTGCATATGCGGAACGTGATGAGAGGGACCTCACTGACAGGAACCTTGCTGACAGAGATGTCACTTCCGACGAAGAGTCACTCAAACTTCATGAAGAGCGGGTGAACGTCGACAAGGAAAACGTCAAGACCGGCGAAGTCAACATCGACAAGCATACAGAAACAGAGCGTCAGGAATTCGATGTCCCGGTAGAACGTGAGGAAGTCACAGTTGAACGGCGCCCGGTTGATGACAATAGGCCGGCAGGCGACAGGGATCTTACTGATGATAATGAATCCATCAGAGTGCCTGTCAATGAAGAACGCGTCAATGTAGACAAAGAAGACGTCGTTTCCGAAGAAGTCGTCGTCAAGAAGGACAAAGTAAGAGACACTGAACATGTTTCAGAAGATGTCCGCCGTGAAGATGTGGACATCGACGAAGAAACTGCAGGCCGTACGACAGGTCGTGCTGGAAGAGATGGCCTGAGAGATGAAGATGAGACACTGAAGGACGGATTGACAGACGATCCAAGAAGAGATGACAGAATATAA
- a CDS encoding SDR family oxidoreductase, producing the protein MAKLEGKVAIVTGAASGMGRSIAKLYAQEGAKVIVADYNADGAEAVTKEIADDGGTAKSVSVNVSDKDQVENMIETSISEYGELDILVNNAGIMDGFEPVGEITDEKWDQIFDVNTKGVMRAMRKAVNYWMENEKEGVIVNTISTGGLNGAHAGVAYGASKHAVVALTKNTGFMYAKNGIRVNGIAPGAIETNIGSSMNDVSDFGMQRAGMTHGLSPRTGQPDEVAEAALFLGSEASSFVNGTVLTVDGGWTAGF; encoded by the coding sequence ATGGCAAAACTGGAAGGTAAGGTTGCGATTGTTACAGGGGCAGCATCAGGAATGGGCAGATCGATCGCGAAACTCTATGCACAGGAAGGCGCGAAAGTGATTGTCGCCGACTACAATGCAGACGGGGCGGAAGCGGTCACGAAGGAAATTGCTGATGATGGCGGTACTGCAAAGTCGGTCAGTGTCAATGTATCGGATAAGGATCAGGTAGAGAATATGATTGAAACGTCAATCAGTGAATACGGAGAGCTGGATATCCTCGTCAACAATGCAGGCATCATGGACGGCTTCGAGCCGGTCGGGGAAATCACTGACGAGAAGTGGGATCAGATTTTCGACGTCAACACGAAAGGTGTCATGCGTGCAATGCGCAAGGCGGTGAACTATTGGATGGAGAACGAGAAGGAAGGCGTCATCGTCAATACCATCTCCACAGGTGGACTGAATGGTGCACATGCGGGTGTGGCATATGGTGCATCCAAGCATGCGGTTGTTGCACTCACGAAAAACACCGGCTTCATGTATGCGAAGAACGGCATCCGCGTCAACGGCATTGCACCAGGTGCAATCGAGACGAATATCGGCTCCAGCATGAATGACGTCAGCGACTTCGGCATGCAGCGTGCGGGCATGACACACGGCCTCTCACCACGCACTGGTCAGCCGGATGAAGTCGCAGAAGCGGCACTGTTCCTCGGGTCAGAAGCTTCAAGTTTCGTGAACGGCACCGTGCTTACAGTCGATGGCGGCTGGACAGCCGGATTCTAA
- a CDS encoding DUF2188 domain-containing protein: MADNRGNYFEEREGTDDARFHVVPGDDKKWAVKEEGKDDPVFTSDDKNEAVNEAKKQAEEAKTKAIIHDDDGKIEDQIEYDQ; this comes from the coding sequence ATGGCAGATAACCGCGGAAACTATTTCGAGGAAAGAGAAGGCACAGATGATGCCCGTTTCCATGTAGTCCCGGGCGATGACAAGAAGTGGGCCGTGAAGGAAGAAGGAAAGGACGACCCGGTCTTTACGTCAGATGATAAGAATGAGGCTGTGAACGAAGCCAAGAAGCAGGCAGAAGAGGCCAAAACCAAAGCCATCATCCATGATGATGATGGAAAGATCGAAGACCAGATCGAATATGACCAATAG